The Streptomyces camelliae genome window below encodes:
- a CDS encoding (2Fe-2S)-binding protein: protein MYVCSCFGITEAQVKQHAEDGACTPRQIASACKAGTDCGSCVRRIQALLGRGACPRRELADQGRPVLAELPGESEAPGIPRAA from the coding sequence GTGTACGTCTGCAGCTGCTTCGGCATCACCGAGGCCCAGGTCAAGCAGCACGCGGAGGACGGTGCCTGCACCCCCCGCCAGATAGCCTCCGCCTGCAAGGCGGGCACGGACTGCGGTTCGTGCGTCCGCCGTATCCAGGCCCTCCTCGGCCGCGGCGCCTGCCCCCGCCGCGAGCTGGCTGACCAGGGCCGGCCGGTGCTGGCGGAGCTGCCCGGGGAATCCGAGGCGCCCGGCATCCCGAGGGCGGCCTAG
- a CDS encoding class II 3-deoxy-7-phosphoheptulonate synthase: protein MTVNAKTSASAGNTWRNLPAAQQPEYPDPEALRAVIADLESYPPLVFAGECDQLRARMAAVAKGEAFLLQGGDCAEAFDAVSADHIRNKLKTLLQMGAVLTYAAAVPVVKVGRIAGQYSKPRSKPTETRDGVTLPVYRGDSVNGFDFTEASRIPDPERLKRMYNASASTLNLVRAFTTGGYADLRQVHAWNQDFVRTSPSGQRYEQLAREIDNALNFMRACGTDPEEFKTVELFSSHEALLLDYESALTRVDSRTGKLYDVSAHMVWIGERTRQLDHAHIEFASQIRNPIGIKLGPTTTAEEALKYIDRLDPEREPGRLTFIVRMGADKIRDKLPELVEKVTASGATVAWVTDPMHGNTFKAASGHKTRRFNDVLDEVKGFFEVHKALGTHPGGIHVELTGDDVTECVGGGDEIFVDDLHQRYETACDPRLNRSQSLDLAFLVAEMYRDQ, encoded by the coding sequence GTGACCGTGAACGCTAAGACCAGCGCGAGCGCTGGCAACACCTGGCGAAACCTGCCCGCGGCGCAGCAGCCCGAGTACCCCGACCCCGAGGCTCTGCGCGCAGTGATCGCGGACCTTGAGTCGTATCCGCCGCTCGTCTTCGCGGGCGAGTGCGACCAGCTGCGCGCCCGGATGGCTGCCGTCGCCAAGGGAGAGGCGTTCCTCCTCCAGGGCGGCGACTGCGCCGAGGCCTTCGACGCGGTGTCCGCCGACCACATCCGCAACAAGCTCAAGACGCTGCTCCAGATGGGTGCCGTCCTCACCTACGCGGCCGCCGTGCCCGTGGTGAAGGTGGGCCGCATCGCGGGGCAGTACTCCAAGCCGCGCTCCAAGCCGACCGAGACCCGCGACGGCGTAACGCTTCCGGTGTACCGGGGCGACTCCGTCAACGGCTTCGACTTCACCGAGGCGTCCCGGATCCCGGACCCCGAGCGGCTGAAGCGCATGTACAACGCCTCGGCGTCCACGCTGAACCTGGTGCGCGCCTTCACCACCGGCGGCTACGCCGACCTGCGCCAGGTGCACGCCTGGAACCAGGACTTCGTGCGGACCTCGCCGTCGGGCCAGCGCTACGAGCAGCTCGCGCGGGAGATCGACAACGCGCTGAACTTCATGCGGGCCTGCGGCACGGACCCGGAGGAGTTCAAGACCGTCGAGCTGTTCTCCTCGCACGAGGCGCTGCTGCTGGACTACGAGTCCGCCCTGACCCGGGTCGACTCGCGCACCGGCAAGCTGTACGACGTCTCCGCGCACATGGTGTGGATCGGTGAGCGCACCCGGCAGCTGGACCACGCGCACATCGAGTTCGCCTCGCAGATCCGCAACCCGATCGGCATCAAGCTCGGCCCGACCACGACGGCCGAGGAGGCGCTGAAGTACATCGACCGCCTCGACCCCGAGCGGGAGCCGGGCCGGCTGACCTTCATCGTCCGCATGGGCGCCGACAAGATCCGCGACAAGCTGCCCGAGCTGGTCGAGAAGGTCACGGCGTCCGGTGCGACGGTGGCCTGGGTGACCGACCCGATGCACGGCAACACCTTCAAGGCGGCCTCCGGGCACAAGACCCGCCGCTTCAACGACGTGCTCGACGAGGTCAAGGGCTTCTTCGAGGTCCACAAGGCCCTCGGCACCCACCCGGGCGGCATCCACGTGGAGCTGACCGGCGACGACGTCACCGAGTGCGTGGGCGGCGGCGACGAGATCTTCGTCGACGATCTGCACCAGCGCTACGAGACGGCCTGCGACCCCCGGCTGAACCGCAGCCAGTCGCTCGACCTGGCCTTCCTCGTGGCGGAGATGTACCGGGACCAGTAA
- a CDS encoding trp operon leader peptide yields MFALSHQNWWWTAPSAAH; encoded by the coding sequence ATGTTCGCGCTTTCCCACCAGAACTGGTGGTGGACCGCTCCTTCGGCGGCCCACTGA
- a CDS encoding anthranilate synthase family protein, whose protein sequence is MDLTQLLHDDRPFALLRRRTPGHDESTVEVLLGPVTRRDRLADLPDEGLALIPFRQIRERGFDVRDDGTPLLVLTPEESYEIPLDRALSQLPAHAVRVEGGGFDVDDEEYGEIVGRVLREEIGRGEGANFVIRRTYEGEIPGFSRADALALFRRLLAGERGAYWTFVMHTKERTLVGASPEVHVRMSGGTVVMNPISGTYRYPAEGPTPEHLLDFLADGKEIEELSMVVDEELKMMCTVGDMGGVVVGPRLKEMAHLAHTEYELRGKSSLDVREVLRETMFAATVTGSPVQNACRVIERYEPLGRDGVGRGYYAGALALLGRDSGGAQTLDSPILIRTADIDADGRLRVPVGATLVRGSDPAGEVAETHAKAAGVLAALGVRPSRPREEHARVRLADDPRVRAALDGRRAALAPFWLRMQERSAELDGHALVVDGEDTFTAMLAHVLRSGGLDVTVRRYDEPGLRDAVLAHEGPLVLGPGPGNPSDLADPKMRFLRELTASVLREHRHGVLGVCLGHELIAAELGLEIVRKEVPYQGAQTTVDLFGREETVGFYNSFVARCDDEAARELAAHGIEVSRAANGEVHGLRADRFASVQFHPESVLTLNGRAIVAELLKGALLQQP, encoded by the coding sequence ATGGACCTGACACAGCTGCTCCACGACGATCGCCCCTTCGCCCTGCTCCGCCGCCGCACGCCCGGCCACGACGAGAGCACGGTGGAGGTCCTGCTCGGCCCGGTCACGCGCCGCGACCGCCTGGCGGACCTGCCCGACGAGGGGCTCGCGCTCATCCCGTTCCGGCAGATCCGCGAGCGCGGCTTCGACGTCCGGGACGACGGCACCCCGCTGCTGGTCCTCACCCCCGAGGAGTCGTACGAGATCCCGCTCGACAGGGCGCTGTCCCAGCTCCCCGCGCACGCCGTGCGGGTCGAGGGCGGCGGCTTCGACGTCGACGACGAGGAGTACGGCGAGATCGTCGGCCGTGTACTGCGCGAGGAGATCGGCCGGGGCGAGGGCGCGAACTTCGTGATCCGGCGCACCTACGAGGGCGAGATCCCCGGGTTCAGCCGGGCCGACGCGCTCGCGCTGTTCCGGCGGCTGCTGGCGGGTGAGCGGGGGGCGTACTGGACGTTCGTCATGCATACCAAGGAGCGCACGCTGGTCGGCGCGAGCCCTGAGGTGCACGTACGGATGTCCGGCGGGACCGTCGTCATGAACCCGATCAGCGGGACGTACCGGTATCCGGCTGAGGGCCCGACGCCCGAGCACCTGCTGGATTTCCTCGCCGACGGCAAGGAGATCGAGGAGCTGTCGATGGTCGTCGACGAGGAGCTGAAGATGATGTGCACCGTCGGCGACATGGGCGGGGTCGTCGTCGGACCGCGGCTGAAGGAGATGGCCCACCTCGCGCACACCGAGTACGAGCTGCGCGGGAAGTCGTCCCTGGACGTGCGCGAGGTGCTGAGGGAGACCATGTTCGCGGCGACCGTCACCGGCTCGCCGGTGCAGAACGCGTGCCGGGTGATCGAGCGGTATGAGCCCCTCGGGCGGGACGGTGTCGGGCGGGGGTACTACGCGGGCGCGCTGGCGCTGCTCGGCCGGGACTCGGGCGGCGCGCAGACCCTCGACTCCCCCATCCTCATCCGCACCGCCGACATCGATGCCGACGGCCGGCTCCGCGTCCCGGTCGGCGCAACCCTCGTCCGCGGCTCGGACCCGGCGGGCGAGGTCGCGGAGACACACGCGAAGGCGGCGGGTGTGCTGGCGGCTCTCGGGGTACGGCCGTCCCGGCCGCGTGAGGAGCACGCGCGCGTGCGTCTCGCCGACGACCCACGCGTGCGTGCCGCGCTCGACGGGCGCCGGGCCGCCCTCGCCCCCTTCTGGCTGCGGATGCAGGAACGGTCCGCGGAGCTCGACGGACACGCCCTGGTCGTCGACGGCGAGGACACCTTCACGGCGATGCTGGCGCACGTACTGCGCTCCGGCGGCCTCGACGTGACCGTCCGGCGGTACGACGAGCCGGGGCTGCGGGACGCGGTGCTCGCGCACGAGGGGCCGCTCGTGCTGGGCCCCGGGCCCGGCAACCCGTCCGACCTGGCCGATCCGAAGATGCGGTTCCTGCGGGAGCTGACGGCGTCCGTGCTCCGGGAGCACCGGCACGGGGTGCTCGGGGTGTGCCTCGGGCATGAGCTGATCGCGGCCGAGCTGGGGCTGGAGATCGTCCGCAAGGAAGTGCCGTACCAGGGGGCGCAGACGACCGTGGACCTGTTCGGGCGGGAGGAGACCGTCGGGTTCTACAACAGCTTCGTGGCCCGGTGCGACGACGAGGCGGCCCGGGAGCTGGCCGCGCACGGGATCGAGGTGAGCCGGGCGGCGAACGGGGAGGTGCACGGGCTGCGCGCGGATCGTTTCGCATCGGTGCAGTTCCACCCGGAGTCCGTGCTGACGCTGAACGGCCGGGCGATCGTGGCGGAACTGCTGAAGGGAGCACTTCTCCAGCAGCCGTGA